The genomic stretch TCGGCAGCGAGCTGGTGTTCGACGAAGCGGCGCTGGCTGCGGCCACCGCCGAGGTGTGGGAGCAAGACCCCAGCCTCAGGCGCATTGTGATCAAGCTCAACGAGGGGTTTTCTGGCGAGGGCAACGCCCTGCTCGACCTGCAACCGCTGCAAGAGTTTGCCCCCGGAAAGGCAGACCTCAGCGATCGCGCCCGCGCCATCGCCAAAGCCTTCCCCTGCCTCAGCTTTCAGTGCGACACCGAAACCTGGGAGCACTTCTCGGCTAAAATTCCGACCCTGGGGGCGATCGCCGAAGCCTTTGTAGAAGGCGACCACAAAGAATCCCCCAGCGTTCAGGGCCGCATTACCCCCCTGGGCGAAGTCGAAATTCTCTCCACCCACGACCAGGAGCTGGGCGGCCCCGATGGGCAAATCTTCCTCGGCTGCTCCTTCCCGGCTAGGCCCGACTATCGGCTCGAAATTCAGGAAATGGGCCAGCGCGTGGGCGAAGAACTGGCCCGCCAGGGAGCCCTTGAGCGCTACGGCGTAGACTTTATCGCCGTAGCCAAGGGCGACCCCAAAGCCCCCGAGTGGGATCTCCAGGCCATTGAAATCAACCTGCGCAAAGGCGGCACCACCCACCCCCTGATGGCGATGAAAATGCTCACCGAAGGGCACTTTCACCAGGCTGACGGGCTGTTCTACACCAAGCAGGAGCAGGTGCGCTACTACCGCGCCTCCGACAACCTGCAAAAGCCCCAGTACCGGGGTTTGCTGCCCAGCGACCTGATGGATATCATCGTTACCAAGCAGCTGCACTTTAACTCGATCAGCGGCGTGGGGGCCGCCTTTCACCTGATGGGCTGCCTGTCGGAGTACGGCAAAGTGGGCCTCACCTGCATTGGCACCAGCCCCAACCACGCCCGCGAAATCTACGACCAGGTCGTTGCCGCCCTGGATGAATCCACTCAAGCCTGACCACTCTGCTCGCTGATGCTAGGGCTAAGGCTACCTTCCTCAGCCTGCATCGACTGCGAATAACTCGCGGACGGTTTTGCCTGTTTATCCTTCCGGTGAAATTCATTGACCTTGTCGGAGCCAAGTCTGGTTTAGGTGGCTTCTCCTACAGTTTTAGTACTTGACCAAGCTGATTTTGACAGGGGCCAGCCGCTCTGGGTGCAGGGTATAAGGTATATGGTCTACGGCTCGCCTTGAACCTGAAACCTTGAACTGTATACCCCACTGACCCGTCAGCTTTAGCTTGGCAGTTTACTAGGCAGTAAGACCCCTAAGAGCCCTCAAAACCTGGAAAGGTTTGAACGTTTTGGGAGCGGAGTCTCCCCTGGATCGGCTACAGCCCTATTGCAGCGGTTGATTTAGTTAGAACCCTTTGACAGGCAAAACCCTCTGGTAGGGGCATTACAGTGCAATGCCCCTACGGCAGATCTGTTCCAACCTTATGGACTTCTGCAATAGCAGTCCGTTAGCCCGCAGCCTTGGTTGGCTGCGGCAAATCAGGCTGATTTGGCACAGCTTTGGCACAGCTTTGCCATACTCAACCCCCAAGATGTGCTGAGAAATCTTCGAGTTTTCTAGCAGCCTAGCGTTCTGTCTATATCCGGTGCATGCCTCCACAAAGAGGTCAAACTTTTCGCGGTTCTAATTATTGATAGACAGCCCCACACCAGGCTAAAGCGTAGCCCTAGGAACAGTCAGCTAAGACCTGCTTGTTCCGCAAAGGTTTCTGAGACACGGTGCAATCTAGAGATTTTTTGGGGTGCAGAGGTTGTCTAACTTTTTCTTTTTAGGACAGCTTTTTCTTTATGCCATTGCCTGTGGTGATGGAAGTTTGACTCTGACTGATTTTGATTTTGACAAAAATTCTGGCTTCATTTTTGTCTTTTTGGAATGGTTCAAGTAATTGTAGATGCCTCGCAAGGCAGGTGAGTGATGATTATTGATACTCGCGAAATATTGGCAAATCACGTTTTGAAAGCTGATGTTTGCATTATTGGCTCTGGCCCGGCAGGAATAACTCTAGCCAGGGAGTTTTTGGGCACAGAAAACCATATTTGTCTACTAGAAAGTGGCGGTATTGGTCAGGATTTAGATATTCAAGATCTCAGCTACGGAGACAGTATTGGGGAAGAGTTTCTGCCCCTTAAAGATGTTCGCAACCGGCAGTTTGGCGGCAACTCCAACATTTGGTCTATCAAGCTGGGGCGCAAAGCAGACAGGCAGTGGGAAATTGGAGTGCGCTACGTTCCCCTAGACGACATCGATTTCGACCAGAGAGACTGGGTGCCCCATAGCGGTTGGCCGATCAGCTACAAAGAACTAATACCGTACTACGAAAAGGCTCAGAGGGTGGCCCATTCTGGGCCATTTGCCTATAGCCCTGCGCCGTGGTCTGATGCCCAGGCAAAACCCTTTGACTTCGCTGAGAATACGTTCACCTCAAAGGTCTTTCAGTTCGGCGCGCGGACCGTATTTTATCAAAACTATCTCGCAGAGTTAGGCGCTGCCCCCAATATTGATGTCTACCTCTACGCAACTGCGGTGGAGCTGGAGGTTCCCCAGGAAAATAGCCTGGTACAGCGGGTTAAAGTTAGCAACCTGACGGGAAAAAGCTATTGGGTAGAGGCTAAAACCTTTGTGCTGGCTACGGGGGGTATGGAGAATGCCAGGCTGATGCTGGCATCCAACCGGCATCGAGCTTGCGGTGTGGGCAACGAAAACGACCTGGTGGGTCGCTTCTTTATGGATCACCCCATGCTCGACATTGGGCGACTTGTGCCAGATCATAGGGGTGCCTTTGCTCAGGCTGCCTTTTATGACCTGCGGCGGGTCAAGGGCAGCCCGGTGATGGGTCACATTACCCTGACTAAAGCTGCGATGGCCGAGCATGGGCTCCCCAACAATGCCGTGGTTTTGCTGCCTCGGCCCAGTGGGCGACAAACCCAGGCGGTGCTGGCGCTGAAAGATCTGGCTGAGAATGGCTATCTCAAGCATCCTACCCCGCAGCACTGGCCTGCGATCGCCCAAAGACTGCTCAAGGTAGCGGGCGGGTTAGACTACATCGCCCGCGTGGTCTACGACGCTCGCAAATACGACCAGTCTCTCCTCCACGGCCTGGGGCGAGGCGGGTGGTCAGAGAGCCCTCAAATTTACAATCGCTTCAAGTCCTACGAGGTTTTACTGGTCACCGAACAGGTGCCCGATCCCAGCAACCGCGTTCAGCTCAGCCGCCAGCTCGACGCCCTGGGCATGCCCCGCCTAGAACTCGACTGGCGGTGGGGAAGCGACAATCGCGATAGCGCAAAACGCACCCAGGATTTATTCGCGGCGGCGGCCAAAAAATCAGGGCTAGGGCGCTACGTCAGCAACTTTGGCGACGGCGACCTGTCCATGCCGGGGCCAGCCGGTATCGCCCACCACATGGGCACAACGCGCATGGGTGCTGACCCCCGCCGGGGAGTGGTCAACGAGAACTGCCAGGTGCATTCGGTGCCCAACCTCTACGTGGCCAGTAGTTCTGTCTTCCCCACCGGGGGCTATGCCAACCCCACGCTGACCATACTGGCGCTGACCCTACGCCTGGCCGACCACCTGAAAGCAACCGGGTCTCAAGCGGCGGCTGTCGTGCAAACGGGCCAAACCGCATAATTGTTGATTGATAGCCATGGTCAATTGGGTTAAGACATTCAGCCGTCTTAGGAGCGTTCAAACGTTTGAACGTTCCTATTTGGTAAACCCCAATTCACGATTAGGAATCCCGCAGGGGCGTAGCCTGCTACGCCCCTACAAAGCGGGTGTATTCAAACAGGATTCGGTATCAGGCCAGCCTCCCAATCGCACCACCGCGATTAAAGCAGGAGGCTGGCGCAGGGGCATAGGCTTAGCCCAGCCAGAGGCTTAACGGTATCGGCCCAGCCCAGCCGAGGTAGAGATTTAAGCTAACTCTACCCGTTACCGACGATCGCCCGCATGCCCTCCAGCGTTGCTGGAATGCTTTTAGGATCCATAAACATCACCTTGCTGCTGTCGCTGCTGCCAATTTTTAGCCCCATCTCCAGGTAGTGCTGCGCCAGGATGAATTGCAGCGCTTCCCCCATGCCGGGGTCTGTGGCCAGGGTTTGGGCAATCACCTGCATGGCTTCAGCGGTACCCTGGGCCTGCAAAATTTGCTCCTGGCGCAGGGCCTGGGCGCGCAGCACGATCGCCTTTTGCTGGGCCTCAGCGTCTAAAATGGCCGCCTTTTGCCGCGCTTCGGCGTCGAGCACCGCCGACTCGGCCCGGCCCTTGGCCGAGTTTACCGCCGACTCGCGCTCCCCCTCGGAGGTGAGCACGGCGGCCCGCTTTTTGCGCTCGGCGGCCATTTGCAGCTCCATCGAGTCCTGCACCGCCTTGGAGGGCACGATGTCGCGCAGCTCCACGCGGGTCACTTTGACGCCCCAGGGGTCGGTGGAAATGTCCAGCTCGCGCAGCAGCAGTTCGTTGATTTCAGAGCGGGCGGTAAAGGTTTGATCGAGCTCGAGCTGACCCATCTCCGAGCGAATTTGGGTGAGCACCAGGTTGACCATGGCCGATTGCAGGTTTTCGACCTTGTAGTAGGCCTTTTCCATATCGACAATGCGCCAGTACACCACGGCGTCTACCGTAATCGAGACGTTGTCGCGGGTAATGCACTGCTGGGGCGGAATATCGAGCACCCGCTCGCGAATGGTCTGCTTAAACACCACCTTGTCGAGAAAGGGCACCAAAAAATTGAGGCCGGGGGTGAGCTTTTTGCCGTTGTACTTACCCAGGGTTTCGACCAGGGCCTCGTCGCTCTGGTTGATGATTTTGACGGAGCTGGCGGCGATCGACCCGCCAAAGATCAGCACAATTAGAAAACTAAAAAAGCCGCCCATAGATGTAATTCCTCAAATGGTTTGCGGTAGTAGTGGTATCGAGGTGGGACGACAACGGCCCACCTAGGCTCTCAGCGCGCTTTCAGGGATCACGTACAGGGTATTGCCCTTGCGCCTGACCACCACCACCGGCTGATCGGCACCGATGGTGATAGTTTCGTCGTCGCAGCGGGCCTGCCAGGAGTTGCCTTCGTAGATCACCCGTCCGGTTTGGCCAGGGGCGATCGCCGTCAGCGTGCGGGCTTCGGTTGACTCTTGCAGACTGTAGGGGGTGCGCTGGGGCACAAACCGCCGCAGCAGGAAGATAAACACCAGCGACAGCGCCACCCAAACTACGATCTGAGCGCTAAAAGACGGCACCCCAAGCGCCATAAAGGCTACGACAAAGGCGCTCAGGCCCAGGGTGGACTCCACAAAGCCCGTGGGCAAAAACAGCTCCATGAGGCAAAAGACAGCCCCAAGAATGGCCCAAAACAGAGGGTAGTTCATAGCAGCCCACCAGAAACGTTAAGCCTAAAAGAAAATGAGCCCGACATGCAGCAATGCGGCACGAACCTTGAAAACCCGCAGCACAGGTGTTTTGTCTGCACGGGCAAACTGCCCCTCCTACCGGCATGAACTCTACCTGCGTGAACGCCTGCCTGCATAAATCAGTGCAGATTGCCAAAGGTCGTAGATCCTCGGTGAGATTGCTGATCCATGAAACCCAACCCAGGTTACCCTTCTGAAAGTCTCGCTATCCTCTAGGATTAATCTATCTTTAGGCCCAGGCCTTTTGGGGCCTTAATTACGTTGTTTTAAGAGATTCGCTGCCGCGTGCCTGTAACCGCCCCGCCCACAAACGCCCACAAACGCCCACAAACGCTATGAATCGTGTTGAGCGTCGCCCCTCTCGCTATAAGCCCTATCTCTGGGTAATCGGCACCGACATTGAAACCCTGCCTGTCGATGAGCTGGTGGGTCAGCGCTACCGCGTGGTTGGCTCGCGGATCTGGCTCGACACCCAGCCCGATCAGCGGCCCGCTGTCCCCGACAGCTTTTCTCAAGAGGCGCTGCCCTACCTGAAGGCCCACCCCCACCGGCTGCACGTGCCGGGGCTATATGGTGTGCTAGAGCGCACCGGGGCACCGCCAATTTTGCTGCTGGAGAATGCCCCGATCCACCCCCAGGCGGGGGAGCTGCTGCCGGAGCTGGCGGCGGGGGTGTTGGGTGCGCCGCCCCTGCGCCAGGCCAACTGGCTCTGGCAGCTGTGGGAGCTGTGGGGCACGCTGGGCGAGCTGGGCCTGGCCAGGAGTTTGCTAGAGCCCGGCAATCTGCGGGTCGATGGCTGGCGGCTGCGGCTGGTGGAGCTGTGGCCCGACGGCGAGCCGCCCACCCTGGCGGAGCTGGCGGAGCTGTGGCGATCGCTGCTGTCGCCCCTGCACCTGGCGGTGTCGGAGCCGCTGCGATCGCTCGTCAACCGCCTTGACGCCGACGCCGTTGACCGCGACACCCTAGCGCTCGAACTCAACCAAATTCTGCTGCGTCAGGCCGCCACGACCACCAGCCGCATCGCCCTGGCGGGGGCCACCGCCCAGGGGCCGACCCAGCCCCGCAACGAAGATGCCTGCTGGCCCCAGGGCACCCCAAGCGACGCTGCCCAGGGGTTTCAGATCGCCATGGTGTGCGACGGGGTGGGGGGGCACGACGGCGGCGAAGTCGCCAGCCAGCTGGCGGTGCAGGCGCTGCAAATTCAGCTGCCCGTGCTGCTGGCCGAAACCCAAAACGAGTCGCAGGTGCTGCCGCCCCAGGTGATTGGGCAGCAGCTCGAGGCGGTGATTCGCATCGTCAACGAGCTGATTAGCTTTCAAAACGACAGCCACGGGCGAGTGGGCCACCAGCGCATGGGCACCACCCTGGTGATGGCGGTGGTCATACCCCAGCGGGTGCAGACCGACGACGGCTGGGGGCGGGTCAACGAGGTCTATCTGGCCCACGTTGGCGACAGCCGCGCCTACTGGATTACCCCCGACTACTGCCACCCGCTGACGGTAGACGACGACATCGCCGGGCGCGAGGTCGTCGCCTGCCGCCAAACCTGGCCCGTGGCCCAAGAGCGCAGCGATGCCGGGGCGCTGACCCAGGCCCTGGGCACCCGCAGCGGCGACTATCTCCAGCCCCATATTCAGCGCTTTGTGTTTGACGAAACCGGCATTTTGCTGCTGTGCTCCGACGGTCTCAGCGACAACTACCGCATCGAAGACGCCTGGGCCAACTACATTGGCCTGATTATTAAAGACATTGTCACTCTCGACTCGGCGGTGGCCTCGTGGATTGAGCTGGCCAACCAGAAGAACGGCCACGACAATACCGCCGTGGTGCTGATGCAGCACAAGCTGTTAGTGCCCTCCCAGGCCGGGGCAGAGACCCCCGTGGGGGCTGCTGCCTTCCAGGAGACGGCCATGCCCGCCGGGGCCAAACTCTACGGCGAAAATCTGCCCCACGAAGAGGTTGTGCCCACCCCGGTAGACTCTCAGCCGCCCCGAGGAGTGCCCCGCTGGGTGCTGGCGGTGTCGGGGTCGGCCCTGCTGGTGGGGCTGCTGGGCTGGTGGCTGCTGGCCGGTCGCTCGCCGGAGCCGCCGGAGCCGGAGCCGACGCCGCCCGTGGCACCTGCGCCCTAGGGAAAGATGGGGGGAAGGATGGGTAATTGCCCACCATTGGCCTTTAGGACTGAACGAGGTGTTTGCCGGGTTGTACTGGCTGGTGGAACCGGGGGTAGGCGGTGGGCACTGCCCACTCTGCTGGAAGGCTGATGAGGTGGGTCAGGCGTGGCTATGGGGATTTTGACGGATACCTTCGCCAATTCTTGGGGAGACGCGGCCCAGGGGGCGCTGCTGAGGCCGGTGCAGAGCTGGCTGGCGGAGCATCCGCTGCTGGGCTGGCTGGTGGGGCATCCGCTGTGGGCGCTGGGGCTGGGGCTGGTGGGGCTGCTGCTGTTCGCCGGGCTGTGGAGCGCGATCGCCCGTCTCACCGAGGGCTTTTGGCTATCGCTAGTCAAGCTGCCGTTTCAGCTCAGCGGCTGGATTTTTGGCGCGGTGTCGGGGCTGCTGGTACGGCGGTGGGCCAAGCCGCACCAGCTTGCTACCGGGGACGATCGGCTGAGTGAGATCGTGGGCCGGTTAGAAACTCTGCAAACGGAGCAGGAGCATCTGTTAGCAGAGATGAGGGAGCTGTTGGGGAAGAAGGGTGAGGGATAAAGTCGGGACAGTTGGTAGAGAGCCGAGTCAATGTTTTTATTTCTGTCGAAGCTGTTGCCGCTGCTGGTCTATCCCCTGGGGCTGGCCTGTGTGCTGCTGGTGGTGGCGCTGCTCTGCCTCAGGCGGCGGCCCCGGTGGGCAGCGGGGGCGATCGCCCTGGCTCTGGCTCTGCTGCTGGTGAGCAGCAACAGCTGGGTGGCGACGGCGGTCGTGCGATCGCTGGAGTGGCGCTACCGAGATACGGTAAATCTGCCGGAGGCGGAGGCAATCGTGGTGCTGGGGGGCGCAATTAAGCCCCAGTTCCCGCCCCGGCCCTGGATTGATGTGGCCGAGGAGGGCGATCGCGTGCTGCACGGGGCGCGGCTTTACCTAGAGGGCAAAGCGCCGCTGCTGGTGTTGAGCGGCGGGCGGATTACCTGGGGCCAGGGCCAGAGCCGCTCCGAAGCCGCCGATATGGCCGAGCTGGCCGAGGCCATGGGGGTGCCCCCCAGCGCCATCGTGCTTGAGCCCGACGCGCTCAACACCTTTGAGAATGCAGCCTATACCCAGGTGCTGCTGGCTAATCTTGGCATTGAGCGCATTTTGCTGGTCACCTCAGCGATGCACATGCCCCGCTCCCTGGCGATCTTTAGAAAGCAGGGGTTTGACGCCATTCCCGCCCCGACCGACTTTCGCGTGGCCGGCGACCCCGCCGACCCGACCCGCACCACCTGGCAGGGACGCACCCTCGGCCTGGTGCCCCAGACCGACAACCTCCACAAATTTACCCGCGCGCTCAAGGAATACATCGGCCTGGGTATCTACTGGGCCAGGGGCTGGCTGTAGGGCCTATTTCCGTCCTTGGGAAGATGCGTCTGAGGGGGGCTGTCTGCAAGCCTTGCCTGGTGCTATAGCTACAACCCCTGGGTTAGGACAATCAGACGCCTCAGGAACGTTCACATGTTCAAATGTTGCTAGGAAAACTGTCCTGACGAGACTGGCTAAAGCTGTCGTTGCTGATCGCGAGTTTTTTTATGGCCTACACCGCTACTCCACCGCTGCATCAGCAGGCGTTTTCCCTCGACCATGCCGCCTGGATCGAGCGGCTGGCCACCACCGAAAACCTGCTGATTGTTCAAGATCTCGACGGGGTCTGCATGGGGCTAGTCAGAGATCCCCTCGATCGGGTGATTGACCTGGGCTATGTCGAGGCCACCCAGCACTTTGACGGCCACTTCTACGTGCTGACCAATGGCGAGCACTCGGGTCGGCGAGGCATTAACGGCATCCTTGAGCGATCGCTGGGGGGAGAGGCCCAGGCCCAGGCAGGCCGCTACTATCTGCCGGGCCTGGCAGCCGGAGGCGTGCAGTGGCAGAGCCGCGCGGGTCAAATTTCCCATCCGGGGGTGAGCGAGGCCGAACTGGCCTTTTTGGCGGCGGTGCCCCAAAAAATGAGCGATCGCCTGCGCCAGTTTTTCCAGCGGCAGGCCGAGCCGCTGGCGGGCGGGGCTCTAGAGTCAGCCATTCAGGCGGCGGTGCTCGACAATATGGCCTCTCCCACCGCCAATCTCAACACCTTTCACAGTCTGCTGTGCGACCGACCCGGAGTGTATGCCGCCCTTCAGCAGGCAATGCAGACCCTGATGGAGGATCTCTTGCAGCAGGCGGCCCGCCAGGGTTTAAAAGACTGTTTCTTTGCCCACTACGCTCCCAACCACGGGCGCGGCCCAGACGGCAAAGAAATTCTCTGGCTGAGCCAGGGTGACGAGTCAGGCACTACTGATTTTCAGTTCATGCTGCGGGGGGCGATCAAAGAGGCGGGGGTGCTGGCCCTCCTAAACCGCTACTACGCCGAGAGAACGGGGCGATCTCCCCTCGGGGCAGACTTTAGCGTGCGCCAGGCACCCCACAGCCATGAGGCGCTGCTGGAGCTGGTGGTACAAAACTTTGACCCGGCGCTGATGCCCACCCTGGTAGGCGTGGGCGATACGGTGACCAGCGTTGTGGTGATGGCAGACGGGCAGCCGGTGGCCAGGCGGGGGGGCAGCGATCGCAACTTTCTCCACCTGATTCAGGCCATTGGCCAGCACTTTGACACCGGCAACCTGGTCACCTACGTCGATAGCAGCGGCGGCGAACTCAAAAACCGCCGGGCCGTCAAACTAGAGGATCGCGATGGCATTACGGTCGTCACCGCTGGCCCTGGTGACCCCCGTGATGGTGACGATCCGCTGCGGCTCAATGTGGTGTTTCCCGGCGGCTATCGGCAGTACTGCCAGGCGTTTCAAACCGCTGCGGCGCGGCGAAAACAGGGGCCAATTAAGGGGCAAACAATCTGAGACAATGACCTGGCATACCAACTAAAAGGCTAGGGATTGGCGATGGGGACAGATCAGCAGCAGATGATCGGCGTTGATTTGGGCGGGTCTGCCATCAAGCTGGGGCGCTTTACCCAGGCGGGGCACTGCCTGGCCGACCTCACGGTGCCCACCCCTCAGCCCGCCACGCCGAACGCCGTGATTGAGGCAATGGCGGCGGCGATCGCCGCCCTTGACCCCCACCGCGAAGCCGTGGCCATCGGCGTGGGCACCCCCGGCCCCGCCGATGCCGCTGGCCGCATTGCCCGCGTCGCCATCAACTTAGCCGGGTGGCACGATGTGCCGATCGCCGATGCGCTCGAAGCCAAGACGGGGCGGTCGGTCACAGTAGCCAACGATGCCAACTGCGCCGGTCTGGGGGAAGCCTGGCTGGGGGCCGGGCGCAACTTTAAAGATGTGCTGACCCTCACCCTGGGCACGGGGGTCGGCGGCGCGATCATTCTCGACGGCCAGCTGTTTGTGGGCCGCAACGGCACCGCCGGGGAACTGGGCCTAATTACCCTCAACCCCGAGGGACCACCCTGCAACAGCGGCAATCGAGGATCGCTGGAGCAGCACTGCTCGGTGCAGGCGATCGTGCGAGAGACGGGGCTGACCCCGGCGGTGCTGTTTGAGCGGGCCAAGGCGGGGGATAAAGATGCGATCGCCTTCTGGCAAACCTACGGTCGCTGGCTGGGGGCGGGCATCGCCAGTCTGGTCTACGTACTCACCCCCGAGGCGGTGATTCTCGGCGGCGGCATTAGCGCGGCGGCGGCGCTGTTTTTGCCCACAACCCTGGCGGAGCTAGAGACCCGCGTGTTGCTCAGTTCCCGCGAGGGCATGCAGGTGCTGGTGGCGGAGCTGGGCAACCAGGCGGGCATGGCTGGGGCGGCGCGCCTGGCGTTTCAGCGGTATGGCGATCGCTAGAGCACCAGAACCAGCATTACAACTGCCCTGCCGCCAATAGGGCGGTTGTGGAAATGTCGTTCTCTTCCCCCAGCAGGATTGTTTTAGCTCGGTCGGTAAGAAAAGATGGCACTGGGATTGAATACTGGAGAAGACCCGTGATGCGCCTACCGATAATCTCCCGACGTGCGGTATCTCTAACGGCAGTTGGAGGCGCTATTCTGGGCCTTGCCCTGAGTGGATGTCAGCCCCGAACGACCTTTGAGCCAGCTCAGCCCCCCAGTGTTGAAACGGGGTTGCCCGCCCCTGGCCGCACCGATCTCGATGTACCCTATGTGCCGACCCCCATGGCCGTGGTAGACGAGATGCTGCGGCTGGCCGAGGTCGGTGAAGACGATGTGCTCTACGACCTCGGCAGCGGTGACGGGCGCATTGTGATCGCCGCCGCCGAGCGCTTCGGCACCCGGGGCGTTGGTGTCGATATCGATCCAGAGCGGGTCGAAGAGGCCAACGCCAATGCGGCGGCGGCGGGGGTCACCGATCGGGTGGAGTTTAGGGAACAAGATCTGTTTGAGACCGATTTCAGCGAGGCCACCGTCGTTACTCTCTACCTGCTGTCCGAGGTGAATCTACGGCTCAAGCCCCGCCTCCTACAGGAGCTAGCGCCCGGCACCCGCGTAGTTTCCCATGCCTTTGATATGGGCAATTGGGCACCCCAGGAAACCCGAGAGGTGGAGGGCCGCATGGTCTACTTCTGGACAGTCCCCGAGGAGGTGCCGCCAGAGCTGCTGTAGCCCAGGCCAGGGAGTTGGCCGCTGGCGAAGGGGCGACAGTCTAGCCTGGGGCTGAGCGGTGTCTATGGCCAATGGGCGAGGGCGTCAAAGGCTCTATTTGTCATGCTAGTTGTGGTGGGTCGCGGCAGCTGCCGTCGGCTTTGCCAGTTGCAATCCTCACTGGAGGAAAATTTATGAGAACGACTGATGACCAGCTCAATCAGTATCGCCGTGCGATCGGGCTGTTTTCCACTCGGCAAGAGGCCGAGCAAGCCATGTACCGCCTGCGCGACTCCGGCTTCAATATGGATCGTGTGTCCGTAGTGGCCAAGTCGGGGGAAGGGTTGAGAGATCTAACTACCGATCAGAGCTACGACCCCAATAAATCGCCGTCTGAGCAGGCTAAGGGCGGTGCTGGTGCCGGTGCCAAGGCGGGTGCAGTGACCGGCGGTGCCATCGGTCTGATCGGCAGCCTTGGCGTACTGGCTATTCCCGGCGTGGGCGTGGCGGCAGAAGTTGGCATTTTGCTTGCCAACGCGCTGTTGGGCAGCGGTATTGGCGCAGCCGGGGGTGGTCTGTTCGGTGCCCTGATCGGCTGGGGCATTCCCGAGAATCGGGCCAACTATTACAACGACAGAGTCAACACCAATAATGAGTATCTGGTGCTGGTCGAGGGTACTGAGCAGGATATTCGCGCCGCTGAACTGGTGCTGCGCGAAAGCGGCATTCGCGACTGGGATATCTTTAGCTCAAATACGGCTCCTGGCTACGCGCGGAGCCGCTAAAACCGGTTGAGCTAGAAATCCAATCCAAAGAAAAGGGTGCAAGTGATTGCACCCTTTTCTTTGTCAAACTTGGGACTTCAATTCTATAGCCATAGTTACGCTGGTCAGGACACCAAAAACTGCCACAACGTTCAAACGTTTGAAGGTTCATCTAGAAAATGTCTCAGCCGGACTGGCTACAGCTAGATATAGCAGTAGTCCACGGGGTTAGGACAGGCCTGACGTCGGGCGACACGCTGCAATGCCCCTACCAGAAGATCTCGCCTGTCAAAGGGGCCTAACCAAAGCAACTGGCCATACCGTCAACCCTTTCGGCGGACGCTCGACCCAGCTATCGTTGAGGATAAACTATCTGACCCTGCTATGCCGACACCCTGCGATGCCCGCCGTTACGCTCCTGCCACCGATCGCAACCGCGAGCCCATCCTGGCTGTGTTGCAGCGAGTGCTGCCCCCCACCGGCACCGTGCTAGAGATTTCCAGCGGCACTGGCGAGCACGCCATCTTCTTGGCCCCGCGTCTGCTGCCCCGGCAGTGGCTGCCCTCAGACCTCAGCGCCGAGGCGCGGGCGAGTATTGCCGCCTGGAGTGCGATCGCCCCTGCCGAGAACCTGCACCCACCGCTGGCAATCGATGCTGCCGCTCCCCAGTGGCCGGTTGAGTCGCAAGGCTTTGGCGACTCCCTGCCCACCCTTGACCTGCGGCGTCACCCCATTACCGCCCTGGTCAATATCAATATGATTCATATCTCGCCGTGGGCGGCCTGTAGGGGGCTGATGGCGGCCGCCGGGCG from Nodosilinea sp. PGN35 encodes the following:
- a CDS encoding class I SAM-dependent methyltransferase; the protein is MPAPGRTDLDVPYVPTPMAVVDEMLRLAEVGEDDVLYDLGSGDGRIVIAAAERFGTRGVGVDIDPERVEEANANAAAAGVTDRVEFREQDLFETDFSEATVVTLYLLSEVNLRLKPRLLQELAPGTRVVSHAFDMGNWAPQETREVEGRMVYFWTVPEEVPPELL
- a CDS encoding general stress protein, which codes for MRTTDDQLNQYRRAIGLFSTRQEAEQAMYRLRDSGFNMDRVSVVAKSGEGLRDLTTDQSYDPNKSPSEQAKGGAGAGAKAGAVTGGAIGLIGSLGVLAIPGVGVAAEVGILLANALLGSGIGAAGGGLFGALIGWGIPENRANYYNDRVNTNNEYLVLVEGTEQDIRAAELVLRESGIRDWDIFSSNTAPGYARSR
- a CDS encoding DUF938 domain-containing protein; this translates as MPTPCDARRYAPATDRNREPILAVLQRVLPPTGTVLEISSGTGEHAIFLAPRLLPRQWLPSDLSAEARASIAAWSAIAPAENLHPPLAIDAAAPQWPVESQGFGDSLPTLDLRRHPITALVNINMIHISPWAACRGLMAAAGRILPRSVLHSGVLYLYGPYRQNGQHTAPSNAAFDASLRAQNPQWGVRDLEAVVAAAGAEGLVLVETVAMPANNLSVVFRAIA
- a CDS encoding YdcF family protein yields the protein MFLFLSKLLPLLVYPLGLACVLLVVALLCLRRRPRWAAGAIALALALLLVSSNSWVATAVVRSLEWRYRDTVNLPEAEAIVVLGGAIKPQFPPRPWIDVAEEGDRVLHGARLYLEGKAPLLVLSGGRITWGQGQSRSEAADMAELAEAMGVPPSAIVLEPDALNTFENAAYTQVLLANLGIERILLVTSAMHMPRSLAIFRKQGFDAIPAPTDFRVAGDPADPTRTTWQGRTLGLVPQTDNLHKFTRALKEYIGLGIYWARGWL
- a CDS encoding ROK family protein, translating into MGTDQQQMIGVDLGGSAIKLGRFTQAGHCLADLTVPTPQPATPNAVIEAMAAAIAALDPHREAVAIGVGTPGPADAAGRIARVAINLAGWHDVPIADALEAKTGRSVTVANDANCAGLGEAWLGAGRNFKDVLTLTLGTGVGGAIILDGQLFVGRNGTAGELGLITLNPEGPPCNSGNRGSLEQHCSVQAIVRETGLTPAVLFERAKAGDKDAIAFWQTYGRWLGAGIASLVYVLTPEAVILGGGISAAAALFLPTTLAELETRVLLSSREGMQVLVAELGNQAGMAGAARLAFQRYGDR
- the stpA gene encoding glucosylglycerol 3-phosphatase, with the translated sequence MAYTATPPLHQQAFSLDHAAWIERLATTENLLIVQDLDGVCMGLVRDPLDRVIDLGYVEATQHFDGHFYVLTNGEHSGRRGINGILERSLGGEAQAQAGRYYLPGLAAGGVQWQSRAGQISHPGVSEAELAFLAAVPQKMSDRLRQFFQRQAEPLAGGALESAIQAAVLDNMASPTANLNTFHSLLCDRPGVYAALQQAMQTLMEDLLQQAARQGLKDCFFAHYAPNHGRGPDGKEILWLSQGDESGTTDFQFMLRGAIKEAGVLALLNRYYAERTGRSPLGADFSVRQAPHSHEALLELVVQNFDPALMPTLVGVGDTVTSVVVMADGQPVARRGGSDRNFLHLIQAIGQHFDTGNLVTYVDSSGGELKNRRAVKLEDRDGITVVTAGPGDPRDGDDPLRLNVVFPGGYRQYCQAFQTAAARRKQGPIKGQTI